Proteins encoded together in one Pseudoalteromonas xiamenensis window:
- a CDS encoding nuclear transport factor 2 family protein encodes MLVRYSASLFAALFMNMVSANPKTTENKENDLTEQQTIHLVDKQIAAYNARDIDAFAATYHDDAEIYVYPNQLLLKGKTALIERYKQTFTALTMLRATSVQRIVKGNYLVDLERAESSTHPSQEVTRRVELIATYEIEDGLIKRVTFKR; translated from the coding sequence GTGTTAGTCCGTTATTCCGCCAGCCTTTTTGCGGCCTTGTTTATGAACATGGTATCTGCAAACCCTAAGACGACCGAAAATAAGGAAAATGACCTCACAGAACAACAAACTATTCATCTCGTTGATAAACAAATTGCAGCGTACAATGCGCGCGATATCGATGCCTTTGCGGCTACCTATCATGATGATGCAGAAATTTACGTCTATCCTAATCAGCTACTATTAAAAGGCAAAACCGCACTCATTGAACGCTATAAGCAGACATTTACCGCACTGACCATGCTAAGAGCAACCTCAGTACAACGCATCGTCAAAGGTAATTACTTAGTTGACCTTGAACGAGCGGAATCATCAACACACCCCTCTCAAGAAGTCACCCGTCGCGTTGAGCTAATTGCCACCTACGAGATAGAAGATGGACTTATCAAACGAGTTACGTTCAAGCGTTAG
- a CDS encoding NAD(P)H-dependent flavin oxidoreductase, whose product MKTRITELFGIEKPIILPGMSWISVPELVAAVSNAGGLGILATGPLSKAQTKDAIAKIRSLTDKPFGVGVTLMMPGAKENAKIALELEVPVINFSLGKGDWLVEGAKKYGGKVIATVVTEKHALAAQKSGVDALLVTGHEAAAHGGDVTSLCLVPNIVDIVDIPVIAAGGFADSRGLVAALALGADGVAMGSRFATSLESPVHQNVKDAVVAKRVEDTIYSKNFDGLYARVMKTPMAEKATRRPMNIFVAIAKSFKAAKMVDMPLWKLILGLFAQFDKIKMLSLFGAATEKLEAATIHGDLEHGVQFIGQSQGVIHDVRSVQSLMDSMMEDALKLVDVLNLKIKN is encoded by the coding sequence ATGAAAACACGCATCACTGAACTTTTTGGCATTGAAAAGCCGATTATCTTACCTGGTATGAGTTGGATCTCCGTACCTGAACTCGTCGCTGCGGTATCAAACGCAGGCGGTTTGGGTATTTTGGCAACTGGCCCTCTTAGCAAAGCGCAAACCAAAGATGCCATCGCGAAAATTCGCTCGCTAACGGACAAGCCATTTGGCGTAGGTGTTACACTTATGATGCCGGGTGCAAAAGAAAATGCCAAAATAGCGCTTGAACTCGAAGTGCCTGTAATCAATTTCTCGCTGGGTAAAGGTGATTGGCTTGTTGAAGGCGCTAAGAAATACGGTGGTAAAGTTATAGCGACCGTTGTAACTGAAAAACATGCCTTGGCGGCACAAAAATCGGGGGTCGATGCATTACTTGTCACTGGCCATGAGGCCGCAGCCCATGGTGGTGATGTGACCTCTTTGTGTCTTGTCCCAAATATTGTGGACATTGTTGACATTCCTGTGATTGCCGCAGGCGGTTTTGCTGACAGTCGGGGCCTTGTCGCGGCACTCGCATTGGGGGCAGACGGCGTTGCAATGGGGTCGCGCTTTGCGACAAGCCTTGAAAGCCCTGTTCATCAAAACGTCAAAGATGCCGTCGTAGCAAAACGGGTTGAAGACACCATCTATTCCAAAAACTTTGATGGCCTATACGCACGAGTTATGAAAACACCGATGGCAGAAAAAGCCACTCGTAGGCCGATGAATATATTCGTAGCAATAGCGAAATCGTTTAAAGCCGCAAAAATGGTCGACATGCCACTTTGGAAGTTGATACTCGGCCTTTTCGCACAATTCGATAAAATAAAAATGTTGTCTTTGTTTGGTGCTGCGACGGAAAAACTAGAAGCCGCAACCATTCATGGTGATTTGGAACATGGCGTTCAATTTATAGGTCAATCTCAAGGTGTTATACACGATGTGCGCTCAGTACAGTCACTGATGGACAGTATGATGGAGGACGCCTTAAAACTTGTCGATGTCCTCAATCTGAAAATCAAAAATTAA
- a CDS encoding winged helix-turn-helix domain-containing protein translates to MLDCFESEPKAHANNQQVNLRDGFWLNNVQVSPATGELICHGRQTRLEPKVMDVLVLLAHHEGQVVRAETIFEQVWPRAIFNPVSIRRAINQIRNALGDLEKDVLKTYPKRGYALHGVIKTIAVSHQRPQGGSLNEQVILNRTPAYLLYSLAVLLLCGVVGILFMATTSSSPKMPHVSNLRPISATLEDESFSLFTPDSNAIIYLREPENDKLGTQVWLSSLDRTISKLIWQSDEHIRYAAWVRPSLSGYKHQLLFVSQQGNELVFESLLMDSHYQKHAVQRHFTFDGTLGIGNVVVINDSVVFLSKETGVSALYRGNLRTGFVDKIYEPTNVFLPYRVANAEGSSTVAMVGFDEQHRSQIWLLDVQSKQVTTIATLDENWYFVTYSEATKGYLLSDGKRLRYLDNHNELSDIDFENYEFLHFPTMSTNGQHLSFTLKKINGNVFVRRFDEAHARPLTQSNRHSWLASFSPSGRHVAFNSNRNGFSQVFVKEIESGAERLIYANPTQQLALSQPVWNEDGSMLAFARNERLVMVRWQSDTPAIQYFDDVVGVPRYWSSEDNTLVFSRKGVQGQQWFEWSVSNHTEQVLGYLQPFLCYRSDLDTL, encoded by the coding sequence ATGTTGGATTGCTTTGAAAGTGAGCCAAAAGCACACGCTAACAATCAACAAGTAAACTTACGTGATGGTTTTTGGTTGAATAATGTGCAGGTTTCACCTGCCACAGGTGAACTCATTTGTCATGGTAGACAAACGCGCTTAGAACCTAAGGTGATGGATGTACTGGTATTGCTCGCGCATCATGAAGGGCAAGTAGTGCGTGCGGAAACCATTTTTGAACAGGTTTGGCCACGTGCTATTTTTAATCCAGTATCTATTCGACGAGCGATAAACCAGATAAGAAATGCACTGGGAGACCTTGAGAAGGACGTACTAAAAACGTACCCAAAACGTGGTTATGCGTTGCATGGCGTGATAAAGACGATCGCGGTTTCACATCAGCGTCCACAGGGGGGCTCGCTTAATGAACAAGTTATTCTTAATCGAACACCCGCGTATTTGCTCTATTCACTCGCGGTATTACTATTGTGCGGGGTAGTTGGGATACTTTTTATGGCGACGACGTCATCCTCGCCTAAAATGCCACATGTCAGCAACCTTCGACCTATTTCAGCGACGCTAGAAGATGAATCATTCAGCTTATTTACACCAGACAGTAACGCGATAATTTATCTGAGGGAACCGGAGAACGACAAGCTTGGAACACAAGTTTGGCTATCCTCGCTTGATAGAACAATCTCAAAATTGATTTGGCAGAGTGACGAGCACATTCGCTATGCAGCTTGGGTTCGTCCTTCGCTTTCGGGGTACAAACATCAACTGTTGTTTGTGTCACAGCAGGGCAATGAACTGGTGTTTGAAAGCCTACTGATGGATAGTCACTATCAAAAGCACGCTGTGCAACGTCATTTCACATTCGACGGAACATTGGGCATTGGCAATGTTGTGGTTATTAATGATTCAGTGGTCTTTTTATCGAAAGAGACCGGCGTATCAGCGCTTTATCGTGGTAACTTACGCACGGGGTTCGTCGATAAAATCTATGAGCCGACGAATGTCTTTCTCCCTTACCGCGTCGCTAATGCCGAGGGATCATCAACCGTGGCTATGGTGGGGTTTGATGAACAACATCGGTCACAGATCTGGTTGTTAGATGTGCAAAGCAAGCAGGTAACTACAATCGCCACATTGGATGAAAATTGGTATTTTGTTACCTATTCTGAGGCGACAAAGGGCTATTTGCTGAGTGACGGTAAGCGATTACGCTACTTGGATAACCACAATGAGCTCTCTGATATCGACTTTGAGAACTACGAGTTTTTGCATTTCCCAACCATGTCGACAAATGGTCAACACCTGAGTTTTACGTTAAAGAAAATAAACGGCAATGTGTTTGTGAGGCGATTCGATGAGGCGCATGCAAGGCCGTTAACTCAGTCTAATCGTCATAGTTGGCTGGCTAGTTTTTCCCCATCAGGCCGTCATGTGGCGTTCAATTCCAATCGAAATGGTTTCTCTCAAGTGTTTGTAAAGGAGATTGAAAGCGGTGCAGAGAGACTTATTTACGCCAATCCAACCCAGCAATTAGCGCTCTCGCAACCCGTGTGGAATGAGGATGGCAGTATGTTGGCGTTTGCGCGCAATGAACGATTGGTGATGGTTCGATGGCAAAGTGACACGCCAGCTATACAATATTTCGATGACGTCGTTGGTGTTCCACGTTATTGGTCGAGCGAAGACAACACGTTGGTGTTTAGCCGAAAAGGTGTACAAGGCCAACAGTGGTTTGAGTGGTCGGTTTCTAACCACACAGAACAAGTTTTAGGTTATTTACAGCCGTTTCTTTGTTATAGGTCCGACCTTGATACACTCTAG
- a CDS encoding serine hydrolase domain-containing protein gives MLADNDTILYQSAHGYAEQRFQIKNNVDTRFNIASLNKMFTAVSVLQLAEAGKLSLQDPITNYIDHTLLGNGDFSAITIAHLLSHTAGLGYPNYPKTHPNDLRNLNDYLPYLRYIPIVSKPGEQFRYSSEGFILLGLIIEAVSKQPYDDYLKQHVFTKAGMTQTGNFDIDGVTPNIAMGYFYSNELKSMQTNWFIHGIKGNSAGGGYSNVADLYAFSKALTHNHLLTKKYTRLAFSAKPEFHSDHYGFGFSVHHSDSGKVIGHNGAFIGVGADLRVYLDKGITVVVLGNQDMVTTPVITYVNELMRHVQ, from the coding sequence TTGTTGGCAGATAACGACACCATTTTGTACCAAAGTGCACATGGTTACGCTGAACAACGATTTCAAATTAAAAATAACGTCGACACACGCTTTAACATTGCGTCTTTGAATAAAATGTTTACCGCCGTTAGCGTATTGCAATTGGCTGAAGCGGGAAAACTATCCCTTCAAGATCCAATAACGAACTACATTGACCACACACTACTAGGTAATGGTGATTTTAGTGCGATTACCATTGCTCATCTTTTATCTCACACTGCGGGATTAGGCTACCCAAATTACCCGAAAACCCACCCAAACGATTTACGAAACCTAAACGATTACCTACCGTATCTGCGCTATATTCCTATTGTGAGTAAACCAGGGGAACAATTTCGCTATAGCAGTGAAGGGTTTATTTTGCTCGGTCTCATCATAGAAGCGGTATCCAAGCAACCTTATGATGATTACTTAAAACAACATGTCTTTACGAAGGCAGGTATGACACAAACAGGTAACTTTGATATCGATGGCGTCACACCCAATATAGCAATGGGTTACTTTTATTCAAACGAGCTCAAGTCTATGCAAACTAATTGGTTTATTCACGGCATTAAAGGAAATTCCGCAGGTGGGGGTTACTCGAACGTTGCAGACTTATACGCCTTTTCAAAAGCGTTAACCCATAATCACTTGTTAACCAAAAAATACACCCGTCTCGCGTTTTCCGCTAAACCTGAATTTCATTCCGACCATTATGGGTTTGGCTTTAGTGTACATCATAGCGATAGTGGCAAAGTGATTGGTCATAACGGTGCATTTATTGGCGTCGGTGCCGATCTTCGTGTTTATTTGGATAAAGGGATAACCGTCGTTGTACTCGGAAATCAGGATATGGTGACAACCCCAGTTATCACCTACGTGAATGAGCTTATGCGGCACGTGCAGTAA